A genomic window from Flintibacter sp. KGMB00164 includes:
- a CDS encoding copper amine oxidase N-terminal domain-containing protein has protein sequence MKKHLRLLLCTGVTAALLTLPALAADNDTLPAKQGDFYVMVNGEYVTFPDAVPQIRENRSCLPFVAVFEQLGFAEEDMTWDGATGTVTAVKPDVSYTAFQGNTKQGDLTVELTIGSNDITYWYEGNTTADPHGHQAQVVEHIQSEVAPYVYQNRTYIPFGLLADALGYNVGWDGEVAAVIIDDVDAILAANTETYDRMDEYQAYNRTFVEKNQKVTGSYSMDLTMKQKIQETNSDLSFTAKGDYDMITGGTTAFEFDTDMTMDASMVTGGLDLTGAMTSPEGEPLFPMDLGFSMRGDTTDGIFYFKLDSKQLGNLNGWDTESWYKMDMAAFYDAMSEQTGMTYAQLMELSNASLDESFSQLLPQMLKDMPLNSVAFTTTDYLELLNTICGDSHFVKSGSSYVNTFLNEGGIQGTFTLYTSGGKVNGYAMELKADPNVAGGELSITTSMKGSKMELAMNMAVSQGEGQEGSGTLYQVDMTLDMMMDGTYQTTSTQPATEPPAGASVVDLMELLGSLIPTEPTMP, from the coding sequence ATGAAAAAGCATCTTCGCCTGCTGCTGTGCACCGGCGTGACCGCCGCCCTGTTGACGCTGCCCGCTCTGGCTGCGGACAACGATACCCTCCCCGCCAAGCAGGGGGACTTCTATGTGATGGTCAATGGAGAGTACGTCACCTTCCCCGATGCAGTGCCTCAGATCCGGGAGAACCGCTCCTGCCTGCCCTTTGTGGCTGTGTTTGAGCAGCTGGGCTTTGCAGAGGAGGATATGACATGGGATGGCGCCACCGGTACGGTCACCGCCGTCAAGCCCGATGTGTCTTATACCGCCTTTCAGGGGAATACCAAACAGGGAGATTTGACCGTTGAACTCACCATTGGCTCCAACGACATTACCTACTGGTATGAAGGAAATACCACGGCAGACCCCCATGGGCATCAGGCCCAGGTTGTGGAGCATATCCAGAGTGAAGTGGCCCCCTATGTCTACCAGAACCGCACCTATATTCCCTTCGGCCTGCTGGCCGACGCGCTGGGCTACAATGTAGGCTGGGACGGCGAGGTGGCAGCGGTCATCATCGATGACGTAGATGCCATTCTGGCCGCCAACACCGAGACCTATGATCGGATGGATGAGTATCAGGCCTATAACCGCACCTTTGTGGAGAAAAACCAGAAGGTCACCGGTAGCTATTCCATGGACCTGACCATGAAGCAGAAGATCCAGGAGACCAACAGCGATCTCTCGTTTACGGCCAAGGGCGACTACGATATGATCACTGGCGGCACCACTGCGTTTGAGTTTGATACCGATATGACCATGGATGCCTCAATGGTAACAGGCGGGTTGGATCTGACCGGTGCGATGACCTCTCCGGAAGGGGAGCCTCTGTTCCCCATGGATCTGGGCTTCTCCATGCGGGGTGATACCACCGACGGAATCTTCTACTTCAAGCTGGATTCCAAGCAGCTGGGGAACCTCAATGGCTGGGATACCGAGAGCTGGTATAAGATGGATATGGCCGCGTTTTATGATGCCATGTCTGAGCAGACCGGCATGACCTATGCCCAGCTTATGGAGCTGTCCAACGCCTCTCTGGACGAGAGCTTCTCCCAGCTGCTGCCCCAGATGCTGAAGGATATGCCCCTTAACAGCGTAGCCTTTACCACCACGGACTATCTGGAGCTGCTCAACACCATCTGCGGCGACAGCCACTTTGTCAAGTCCGGCTCCAGCTATGTGAATACCTTCCTCAATGAGGGCGGTATCCAGGGCACCTTCACCCTCTACACCAGCGGCGGCAAGGTGAACGGCTACGCCATGGAGCTGAAAGCCGATCCCAATGTGGCAGGCGGAGAGCTGTCCATTACCACCTCCATGAAGGGCTCCAAAATGGAGTTGGCCATGAATATGGCGGTCTCTCAGGGTGAGGGCCAGGAGGGCAGCGGAACCCTCTATCAGGTGGATATGACTTTGGATATGATGATGGACGGGACCTATCAGACCACCAGCACCCAGCCCGCGACGGAGCCTCCCGCAGGCGCTTCCGTTGTGGACCTGATGGAGCTGCTTGGCTCTCTCATCCCCACTGAGCCGACCATGCCCTAA
- a CDS encoding M56 family metallopeptidase, with product METLFLRVVWLSATVSAVLLPLLLASRWLQSRVKAKSLYILWLLLAVRLVVPVEITLPKPAVTVQVPQYEVTIPTNRPSGELPDDQLSPVGPNVEPSLPQTEQEPDLTAQTEVPVAVVLGTLWLTGVFAIALIQISSYLVTRRALLRWARPVSPETREQIQYLALRLGLKRGFQVRRSDRVRTAMVLGVLRPVLLIPQEECDPLVVLHELNHLRRRDLEYKGLMMAACWLHWFNPLVWWMSRVAGRNLELCCDEDVAGKENSAFRHRYGRLLLECAAEGAGPVLSSRFGSSKEELKARLTNLFVSKKRGRALVCLALACAVLAGGLVACEQTQNSGPDQAVEELENTITYDGQTVSFTLPEGERDWSLHIAGRAEVEWLGGMSLHYLDETAWTPGKTYSFDLDGESVGDITELSMYIDLEGQSYTVDLLPHVREYSKPYPYYRNYDYGFTLTLPEGWAEGVDIQEMDGGVDFYMKNAGDWDGAGWLVGIYLTDPTDWQGIADAGYPHGQRFLGQTAQGVLYAIGPSDVRYDETVPGEMERYNALYERVDELLDSFQLDSIHALVQEWLEDRVKQGPPEGTQGYDYLDGRVQSLSFQRMELGYAVYEIEYRFLVDHPENVVVAGGMELDEEGWLRDYSMTAYLIVRNGSIVGLRISDISPEYPLFWYELPDLSEEEKWQAMAQVAYAGAEEWMQLYQGYIGGTGEYTFTREELAQAGYQAQTLPEQWKLVRGGGYPQNRNELLGAFQFYFSDALAQRMVDEMLSGPDAPFLFYEGALYFRDDVPCGEKIDGMYTAWSWSSFTITDRVEKGFEGIEFTLSDNAAMNGDSAGKTWTFRLVLDEGYSVRFYCWFNLE from the coding sequence ATGGAGACCCTGTTTTTGCGCGTGGTCTGGCTGTCGGCCACCGTGTCGGCGGTGCTGCTGCCCCTGCTGCTGGCCTCCCGGTGGCTGCAAAGCCGGGTAAAGGCCAAGAGCTTATACATCCTGTGGCTGCTGCTGGCCGTTCGGCTGGTGGTACCGGTGGAGATCACTCTGCCCAAGCCTGCGGTGACAGTGCAGGTGCCGCAGTATGAGGTGACCATCCCCACGAATCGCCCCTCGGGAGAGCTGCCGGACGATCAGCTCTCTCCGGTGGGGCCCAATGTGGAACCATCCCTTCCACAAACGGAGCAAGAGCCTGACCTGACCGCCCAGACCGAGGTGCCGGTGGCGGTGGTGTTGGGAACGTTATGGCTGACCGGTGTGTTTGCCATCGCCCTCATCCAAATCAGCAGCTACCTGGTCACCCGGCGGGCTCTGCTGCGCTGGGCGCGTCCGGTATCCCCCGAGACCCGGGAGCAGATTCAATATTTGGCTCTGCGGCTGGGGCTCAAGCGCGGCTTTCAGGTGCGGCGCAGTGACCGGGTACGCACTGCCATGGTGCTTGGCGTGCTGCGTCCGGTGCTGCTGATCCCTCAGGAGGAGTGCGACCCCCTGGTAGTCCTCCATGAGCTTAACCACCTGCGCCGCCGGGACCTGGAGTACAAGGGCCTGATGATGGCAGCCTGCTGGCTGCACTGGTTCAACCCTCTGGTGTGGTGGATGAGCCGTGTGGCAGGCCGGAATCTGGAGCTGTGCTGTGACGAGGACGTAGCGGGCAAAGAAAATTCCGCCTTCCGCCATCGGTATGGCCGTCTGCTGCTGGAGTGCGCGGCGGAAGGGGCAGGGCCCGTTCTCTCCAGCCGCTTTGGCAGCAGTAAGGAGGAACTGAAGGCCCGGCTCACCAACCTGTTTGTGTCAAAAAAGCGGGGCCGGGCTCTGGTGTGTCTGGCCCTGGCCTGTGCTGTGCTGGCAGGGGGTCTGGTGGCCTGCGAGCAGACCCAGAACAGCGGGCCGGACCAGGCGGTAGAGGAGCTGGAAAACACCATCACCTATGACGGGCAGACCGTCTCCTTTACCCTGCCGGAGGGGGAGCGGGACTGGAGCCTGCATATTGCCGGGCGGGCCGAGGTCGAATGGTTGGGCGGCATGAGCCTACACTACCTGGACGAGACGGCCTGGACCCCGGGGAAGACCTACTCCTTTGACCTGGACGGAGAATCTGTTGGTGATATCACCGAGCTGTCCATGTACATTGATCTGGAGGGACAGTCGTACACGGTGGATCTGCTGCCCCATGTGAGGGAGTATTCCAAGCCCTACCCGTACTACCGCAACTACGACTATGGCTTTACCCTTACCCTGCCCGAAGGCTGGGCAGAGGGCGTGGACATCCAGGAAATGGACGGCGGCGTGGACTTCTACATGAAGAACGCGGGAGACTGGGATGGAGCGGGCTGGCTGGTAGGTATTTACTTGACCGACCCAACCGATTGGCAGGGCATTGCCGATGCGGGCTATCCCCATGGACAGCGTTTCCTGGGTCAGACAGCCCAAGGGGTTTTGTATGCTATTGGTCCCAGCGACGTGCGCTATGACGAAACCGTTCCCGGGGAGATGGAGCGGTACAACGCCCTGTATGAGCGGGTGGACGAACTGCTGGACAGCTTCCAGCTGGACAGCATCCACGCCCTGGTCCAGGAGTGGCTGGAGGATCGAGTGAAGCAGGGGCCGCCGGAAGGGACCCAGGGCTATGACTACCTGGACGGCCGCGTCCAGTCCCTGTCCTTCCAGAGAATGGAGCTGGGATACGCGGTATATGAGATTGAGTACCGCTTTTTGGTGGACCACCCGGAAAACGTGGTGGTTGCCGGAGGCATGGAGCTGGATGAGGAGGGCTGGCTGCGGGATTACTCTATGACGGCCTATTTGATCGTCCGCAACGGGAGCATTGTGGGGCTAAGAATTTCTGATATTTCTCCGGAGTACCCCCTGTTTTGGTATGAACTGCCCGACCTGTCGGAGGAGGAGAAATGGCAGGCTATGGCTCAGGTGGCCTATGCCGGGGCGGAAGAATGGATGCAGCTGTACCAGGGCTATATCGGCGGGACCGGGGAGTACACCTTTACCCGTGAGGAGCTGGCCCAGGCGGGCTACCAGGCCCAGACCCTGCCCGAACAGTGGAAGCTGGTGCGGGGCGGAGGATACCCCCAGAACCGGAACGAACTGCTGGGAGCGTTCCAGTTCTACTTCTCCGACGCCTTGGCGCAGCGTATGGTGGATGAAATGCTCTCCGGGCCCGATGCCCCCTTCCTGTTCTATGAGGGAGCGCTCTACTTCCGGGATGACGTGCCCTGCGGTGAGAAAATAGATGGCATGTACACTGCCTGGAGCTGGAGCTCCTTTACCATCACAGACCGTGTGGAGAAGGGCTTTGAGGGAATTGAGTTCACGCTCTCGGACAACGCTGCCATGAACGGAGACAGCGCTGGGAAAACATGGACGTTCCGTCTGGTGCTGGATGAGGGGTACAGTGTCCGTTTTTATTGCTGGTTTAATTTAGAGTAA
- a CDS encoding BlaI/MecI/CopY family transcriptional regulator gives MKDYPRLPESELDIMLVVWELKEATAPAILERLERPLTASALHSYLKRLEEKGYLACRKEGKTNRYTPLVEREAYRRQEGRTILGKLYEGSLKRFAAALHDGGALDQSEVEELRAYLDELEEKGGM, from the coding sequence ATGAAGGACTATCCCCGTCTGCCCGAGTCGGAGCTGGACATTATGCTGGTGGTGTGGGAACTGAAGGAGGCCACCGCGCCCGCTATTTTGGAGCGGCTGGAACGGCCCCTTACCGCCAGCGCCCTGCACAGTTACCTCAAGCGCCTGGAGGAGAAGGGCTATCTGGCCTGCCGCAAGGAGGGGAAAACGAACCGCTACACCCCGCTGGTGGAGCGAGAGGCCTATCGCCGCCAGGAGGGACGCACCATCCTGGGCAAGCTGTACGAGGGGTCCCTCAAGCGCTTTGCCGCCGCCCTCCACGACGGCGGAGCCCTAGACCAAAGCGAGGTGGAGGAGCTGCGGGCCTATCTGGATGAGCTGGAGGAAAAGGGGGGCATGTAA
- a CDS encoding inorganic phosphate transporter: MSHSFFAFLQQLGETPALALFTLLTLGVLLVNGWTDAPNAIAGAVVTGALPFRRAVILAAVCNFAGVCCVTAVNASVAETVYSIAAFSGGPRAASIALSAGMAGVVVWAVVCWRWGIPTSESHALVAGITGAAVALEGSWSCVRWESWGKVLLGLLLSTAAGFWCGRQMGRWAGTWRGSDRLFCCLQLPGAAATAFFHGAQDGQKFLGVFLLGTALVQGRQDEQTFVVPLWLLVFCAVGMALGTGMGGRRIIDTVGREMVTLNPRDGVACDVAGVGCLLVATILGLPVSTTHTRTAALLGVGSAGEKKADWRVAGTIALAWGLTFPGCVVLGWSMARLFLHIWQ, encoded by the coding sequence ATGTCCCACTCTTTTTTTGCCTTTTTGCAGCAGCTGGGAGAAACCCCGGCTCTGGCCCTGTTTACGCTGCTCACTCTGGGGGTGCTGCTGGTCAACGGCTGGACCGATGCTCCCAACGCCATTGCCGGAGCGGTGGTCACGGGAGCGCTGCCCTTTCGCAGGGCGGTGATTCTGGCGGCGGTGTGCAACTTTGCCGGAGTGTGCTGCGTGACGGCGGTAAACGCCTCGGTGGCCGAGACGGTCTACTCCATCGCCGCCTTTTCCGGCGGCCCACGGGCGGCCTCCATTGCCCTGAGCGCCGGAATGGCGGGGGTGGTGGTCTGGGCAGTGGTGTGTTGGCGGTGGGGTATTCCTACCAGCGAGAGCCACGCCTTAGTGGCGGGGATCACCGGGGCAGCGGTAGCTCTGGAGGGAAGCTGGAGCTGTGTGCGCTGGGAGAGCTGGGGGAAGGTGCTGCTGGGCCTGCTGCTGTCCACCGCCGCCGGGTTCTGGTGTGGGCGGCAGATGGGACGGTGGGCCGGAACATGGAGAGGATCGGACCGCCTCTTTTGCTGCCTTCAGCTTCCCGGAGCGGCGGCCACTGCCTTTTTCCACGGAGCGCAGGACGGCCAGAAGTTTCTGGGGGTGTTTCTGCTGGGGACGGCTCTGGTCCAGGGACGGCAGGACGAGCAGACCTTTGTAGTGCCATTGTGGCTGCTGGTGTTCTGCGCGGTGGGAATGGCGCTGGGCACCGGAATGGGGGGACGGCGGATCATCGACACGGTGGGCCGGGAGATGGTGACCCTCAACCCCCGGGATGGGGTAGCTTGCGATGTGGCAGGAGTGGGCTGCCTGCTGGTGGCCACCATCCTGGGCCTGCCCGTCTCCACCACCCATACCCGCACCGCCGCGCTGCTGGGAGTGGGCTCCGCCGGGGAAAAGAAGGCGGACTGGAGGGTGGCGGGTACCATTGCCCTGGCCTGGGGACTTACCTTTCCCGGCTGTGTGGTCCTGGGGTGGAGCATGGCGCGGCTCTTTTTGCACATTTGGCAATAA
- the dinB gene encoding DNA polymerase IV, with translation MERVIFHCDLNSFYASVELLSHPELRHLPVAVCGDPESRHGIILAKNEPAKRFGVKTAETIWQARKKCPDLVLLPAHHDRYREYSRRVNEFYQEYTDLVEPFGIDESWLDVTGTLHLFGGDPAALADRLRERMRGELGLTISVGVSFNKVFAKLGSDYKKPDATTCITPENFKTIVWPLPVTDLLFVGRAAGRTLEKFGVRTIGELARFDREALYQLLGRPGAQLHDYANGLDRAPVAPAGEHAPPKSVGNGLTFPKNLQGREEIASGIAMLSDQVAARLRRHGMKCGGVALTVRNPDFRDVSRQKQLDRPTNLSRELAREAMDLADQLWNMSLPVRALTVTAIYLVAEDEAVAQQDLFAGAEEEKRQRLEQLDRAMDAIRDKYGKGAIGRASTPKGMDRERHAPPPGGAYHPK, from the coding sequence GTGGAGCGGGTGATTTTCCACTGTGATCTGAATAGCTTTTACGCCTCGGTGGAGCTGCTGAGCCACCCGGAGCTGCGCCACCTGCCCGTGGCGGTGTGCGGCGACCCGGAGAGCCGCCACGGCATCATCCTGGCCAAAAATGAGCCAGCCAAGCGGTTCGGGGTAAAGACTGCCGAGACCATCTGGCAGGCACGGAAAAAGTGCCCGGACCTGGTGCTGCTGCCCGCCCACCACGACCGGTACCGGGAATACTCCCGGCGGGTCAATGAGTTCTACCAGGAGTACACCGATCTGGTGGAGCCCTTCGGCATCGATGAGAGCTGGCTGGATGTTACCGGCACCCTCCACCTCTTCGGAGGGGACCCGGCAGCCCTGGCCGACCGCCTGCGGGAGCGGATGCGGGGAGAGCTGGGGCTGACCATCTCGGTGGGGGTGTCCTTCAACAAGGTGTTTGCCAAGCTGGGCAGCGACTACAAAAAGCCCGACGCCACCACCTGTATCACTCCCGAAAATTTCAAAACCATCGTTTGGCCTCTCCCGGTGACTGACCTGCTGTTTGTGGGCCGGGCGGCGGGGCGCACGTTGGAGAAGTTTGGGGTGCGCACCATCGGGGAACTGGCCCGGTTTGACCGGGAGGCCCTCTATCAGCTGTTGGGGCGGCCGGGAGCCCAACTCCACGACTACGCCAATGGCCTGGACCGCGCTCCGGTGGCTCCGGCGGGGGAGCACGCGCCCCCCAAGTCGGTGGGCAACGGATTGACATTCCCTAAAAACCTCCAGGGACGGGAGGAGATCGCCTCCGGCATTGCCATGCTCTCCGACCAAGTGGCCGCCCGCTTGCGCCGCCATGGTATGAAGTGCGGCGGTGTGGCTCTCACCGTTCGGAACCCGGATTTTCGGGATGTGAGCCGCCAGAAGCAGCTGGACCGGCCCACCAATCTCAGCCGGGAGCTGGCCCGGGAGGCCATGGACCTGGCCGACCAGCTGTGGAATATGAGCCTGCCGGTGCGGGCGCTCACCGTTACCGCCATCTATCTGGTGGCCGAGGACGAGGCCGTGGCCCAGCAGGACCTGTTTGCCGGGGCAGAGGAGGAAAAGCGCCAGCGTCTGGAGCAGCTGGACCGGGCCATGGACGCCATCCGGGACAAGTACGGCAAGGGGGCCATTGGCCGGGCCTCCACCCCCAAAGGCATGGACCGGGAGCGGCACGCTCCGCCGCCGGGTGGCGCATATCATCCAAAATAG
- a CDS encoding YjdF family protein, with protein MERNISQFTVLFQPPFWVGIAERWSQDGYQATRVVFGAEPTDAQLYQWLQREWPRLPFGPVLPETAPRPALANPKRMQREAAKATQPKGLGTKAQEALARQREAVGLERQARRAAQKRQTQEERFRLRQEKKREKRRGH; from the coding sequence ATGGAACGGAACATCAGCCAGTTCACTGTGTTGTTCCAGCCCCCCTTCTGGGTGGGCATTGCCGAACGCTGGAGTCAGGACGGCTACCAGGCCACCCGGGTGGTTTTTGGGGCGGAGCCCACCGACGCCCAGTTGTACCAGTGGCTCCAGAGAGAGTGGCCCCGGCTGCCCTTTGGCCCTGTTTTACCAGAGACAGCCCCCCGGCCGGCCTTGGCTAATCCAAAGCGGATGCAGCGTGAAGCCGCCAAAGCCACCCAGCCAAAGGGACTGGGTACCAAAGCCCAGGAGGCCCTCGCCCGTCAGCGGGAGGCCGTTGGTTTGGAGCGACAGGCCCGCCGGGCCGCCCAAAAACGGCAGACACAGGAGGAACGCTTCCGGCTCCGTCAG